Proteins encoded within one genomic window of Brassica napus cultivar Da-Ae unplaced genomic scaffold, Da-Ae ScsIHWf_2397;HRSCAF=3098, whole genome shotgun sequence:
- the LOC111207570 gene encoding protein DEHYDRATION-INDUCED 19 homolog 6-like: MDSDSWSDRLASASRRYQLDFLSRSDNFLGFEEAEGEDEFREEYACPFCSDYFDIVSLCCHIDEDHPMDTINGVCPVCAVKVSSDMVAHITLQHANMFKVTTRKRKSTRRGGAQSMLSILKREFPDGNFQSLFEGSSRVVVPPSSSSIAADPLLSSFISPMADGLFISETSSAKKTSNQSLPKRSVEKKSLSAEDHREKLKQSEFVQGIFSSMILDDDL; encoded by the exons ATGGATTCTGATTCATGGAGTGATCGTCTCGCATCGGCTTCACGAAGATACCAGCTCGATTTCTTGTCTCGATCTG ATAACTTTTTGGGGTTTGAGGAGGCAGAGGGGGAAGATGAGTTCAGGGAAGAGTATGCTTGCCCCTTCTGCTCTGACTATTTTGATATCGTCTCTTTGTGCTGCCACATTGACGAAGATCATCCAATGGACACTATCAATGGG GTATGCCCCGTATGTGCGGTGAAAGTGAGCTCCGATATGGTTGCTCATATAACACTTCAACATGCAAACATGTTCAag GTGACAACGCGGAAAAGAAAATCAACAAGAAGAGGCGGGGCTCAGTCCATGCTATCCATCTTGAAGAGAGAGTTCCCTGATGGAAACTTTCAAAGCTTGTTTGAAGGATCTTCGCGTGTTGTTGTACCTCCTTCATCGTCCAGTATAGCTGCTGACCCTTTGCTGTCTTCCTTCATTTCGCCAATGGCAGATGGACTTTTCATTTCGGAAACAAGTTCTGCCAAGAAGACATCGAATCAGAGTTTGCCTAAACG gagtgttgagaagaagtctCTTTCGGCTGAGGATCACAGAGAAAAGTTGAAACAGAGCGAGTTCGTTCAAGGGATTTTCAGCTCCATGATTCTTGATGATGATTTATAA